The Xenopus tropicalis strain Nigerian chromosome 1, UCB_Xtro_10.0, whole genome shotgun sequence DNA segment attatttcaccctagggacaaaagaaaatattaaataaatttaATTTTGCTTAGTTAAAAGTATCATTGTTTTACTGGCAATATTTCTCAATGACTCTCAACAGCATACAATAATAGCACTCACAACAGATTAAAAaggcttgggggcacatttactaacccacgaacgggtcgaaatgagtccgattgcgtttttttcgtaatgattggtattttgcgatttttttgtatttttgcgattttttcggcgtctttacgaatttttcgttaccaatacgatttttgcgtaaaaacgcaagtttttcgtagccattacgaaagttgcgtaaaatctggcgatttttcgtagcgttaaaacttgcgcaaaaagttgcgcttttttcgtagcgttaaaacttacgcgaaacttcgcaccttttaagttttaacgctacgaaaaaggcgcaacttttcgcgtaagttttaacgctacgaaaaaatcgggcgattttacgcaacttttgtaatggctacgaaaaactcgcgtttttatgcaaaaatcgtattggtaacgaagaattcgtaaagacgccgaaaaaatcgcaaaaaatacgaaaaagtcgcagaatgttcgttttcaagtcggaacttttccaattcgggtcggattcgtgggttagtaaatcagccccttggtgtatgAAAAAGAGAAAACCCAGCAGGCCAACTGGCTAGTTATTCAGCTAAGAATGGTTTGCTGTTGCTTACCGTCATACTGACGATACCTATTCTTAGGTTTGTCCCTCCAAGATCTACAGCCAAAGCACTCAAGGTTTCCAGAATGTGGTCAATATCTTGAGAGATGCTTTCTTTTACCGGAGGGAAACAGAACTTCTTTTGAAGTGGCTCGTCAAGACTGATTgattttaaaaacttcacaatcCGTGGGACAGCATTTCCATCACCATAGATCTTTGAACTGTGAATTAGACACATTTTAACACAAAATTTAAGATGAGCAACTTTAATACCAAGTAGATGAATGTTCCTAGTTTTAAACTAAACTGTATAAAATTTAAGATTAGAATGATAGTTCAGAGAATAGAAGTTACATAGCCTATACAAGAAAATGATAAGGATTTAAGAATAAAGCTTACTTTGATtaaaacagtaaataataaaaaaagctgtAAGCAATATTCAGTACCCATAATAGTGGACAAATATAGcattaaataaatgcacattACTTACCAGGGATATCGTTTTCCAAACTGGAGCTGAAGTGCATGGATTATTTTGTTTTGGGTATCTGCATCGCGTACATGAAGAACATTTTCACCTAAAGGTCAAAAAGGTTAGAGAATTTAATCAAAGTGAATGGATTtggatatattcatattttaaatggtgcaaaaaacaaGTCTGTGGGAACAGTTTATAAGCATGTAAGTGTGCAGTTCTACCAATAGCTAAGattactatataaaaaaaaaaaaataaagtggaaGGCCACAAAACGTGTTAAGTGTATGGTCCACTATTATACATGcacttttagttttaaaaagattaaataaacagTGACTTTTTATATAATAGTTCTTTTTTAGTGctccgtattttttttttttatatagtgtcATTGTGTAGCCATCTGGGAACCGGCAAACGGGTAGCACAACTGGAGCTGTAACTGGTAAGTGCTCCCATAAATTAATTAATTGCTGGCTAAGCTTGCACAGGTTTCCTTGGcttaaattaaattataatggGCACCTTTTCAGGGCAAGACTAATTTACTGTTATACTGAACACATATATAGCATAGTTTTCTTTTACAAAAAGGTTAATTCTTTGTGAAATTCCATTTCGTAATGCTGTTATTATAAATGGTGTTGCTAGTCAGCAAATTGGGAAACCATTTTACTTCCTGTAGGAGCATATTCCAGAGCAAACTGGCCAGTCATGCACTGAAGCATTTATTTACATGATATAGAAGGTAAAAGGCTATGTTTGAGCAATGATTCTTGCATTATTACTAATGTTTATAGTTATAATGTTTATAATCGACCATGGGATTCAAGTTCTCTAAAAATTTCCCTTTTCGTGTTATGTGATAAAGCATGTGTACTTTTAACTAAAGTCAGATGCCCATAGTTGCTTTGTGTGTCTGACCAATATTTCTGAATTACAACAAACCAAATCATATTTAAAGCCATGGTATTAATGCATTTGCATGAAACCTTTGCAGAACATACTTAATACCTGTTTCTCTTCCTGTCTGACGAGTTCCCAAATTGATGACTGGTGTGCCAAAAGCCCCTGCTTCACGGACCCCGCAACTGCTATTTCCAATCATGCATCCGGCATGGGCAACTAATTGGATAAACTGTTCAAATGGAACATGTTTCACAGCTCGAAAATTTGGGTGGTGTTCCACACCCTTTTTCCTCATTACTCGTACCATTTCTTTGCTTCCTGTTtgcaaaaatacatatacacagctTTCACTACTGCAATATTCAAATCAGTTTTTCCTAATCAGactatataaatagaaatgtCAAAAGACCATTCAAGTTACCCACCTGCATCAATATTTGGAAAAAGTATAAGTGTTTTCTTGTTGAAGGAGAGCAGTGCATCCAGTGTGAACTCAAACATCTTAATTGAATGTTTAATATCAGTAGTTACTGGGTGCTGCAAGGCCACAATATACTCCCCACTCTTAGCATCATCACCTGTTTATAATTAAGAAAAATGTAATGAGGCTAAAAATTAACATAGCGATGTTCAGAATTCAAATGATAACATCTCCAAcagcattttcttttctttttcatttaaaatcatTTGTTGCATGGCTCCAAACTATCTGGGGAAATTCATTATCTTTCTGTGGCATTTTATCGTCACATTTGTATAAGCATCTGTAACTGCTGGACAATTAGCTGGGGTtgatagtaaaaaaataaataaataaaaaaaaaaaatcaaaggcaaAATTCATAGTAacatcataaaaaaaacatttgttcacTGTAGATTGTTCTTAGCAATTAATACAAATGTTTAGTAAAGAAACTATGAAATGAAACCAACCACCAATTTAGTGTGTAGATTctgaaacatacatacataccaagcCACATTTTTATAACACTCATGTAGTCCTTATTGTTTACACTGAGAAGTTTGTCATAGGAGGGACATCCAGccaaaaggattctgtcatggtcCTCACACATAGCAATAAGATGCTGTTCTGCACTTCTGGTGCAGCAGGCATGATAATGAGCCAGTTTCGTGATAGAGTGTCTAATAGAGTCATCTATGGTTCCACTGACTTCACCGCCTTCTATGTGAAGAATCCTAATGTTCATTAATGCAGCAGATGTAGCCAAGGCCAATGCATCAAATCTATCCCCATGGACAACAATTATGTCTGGATTCAAACGGTTTAAAACATCTGGAAGCTTTACCAAAGCAAGGCCAACTGACTCAACCATCGAGGCTTCATCCTCTCCCCTCACAATTGTATGTAACCTTGCTTGAATATCGAAATCATCCTGCTCTATCATACGATaagtattgctaaaaaaaaaaaaaaaattaaaataaagttattTCAATTACATGTAATGCTAGTTATGCcttaaacaaaaaacatttgtactacataaataattgaaaaaagtgTTTTGGGACACTGAAACATTTCTAATAtgttttctaatattttttttggaGTTATTGACTTAGTAATAGTTTCCATGTAGAGTTCTGTTTGCAGAGTGCAAACAAGGGGAAAGACTAAGGAAAAAAATAAGGTTTAGATGTCAAGAAAATATGAAtggaaaggtttttatttttggccTGTAGGCCAAACgagaaatgtaaaatgtttatttaaaattaaagcaATAATATAACCCAAACATATGTAATTTTATCCTATAGcaacagaaacaaaatattaCTGATTAAATATAAACAGCATTTGCCATTTTAGACCATTCTTAGTTTGGATTCTTACTAACCTATGTTATAAATAGCTGGTGGCTTTCAGATGTATAACTTAAGAATGAATAATATGTGTATaaagaaagcttcaaattatgtaTAAAAATAACCACAATGGGGCATGCCATAAAGGAGaagcacagcattttttttttttttttaagatcaaATGTATACATAATCACACACATACCGGTATATAGATCCCACAGCTTTTGTATAACTTACCCATAGTCATCAATAAGATGAGAGCCTATAACTACTACACTCAGCACAAAGCGGTCTGGTTCAGCTTTAATACCAAACATAATTGGGGCCAATTTGGAATAATCCGCTCTGTTACAAGTGGCAACGCATACACGTAGCTTCCGTTGGTTAATATTCTTTTCCATGGTTGCCTTTTGCCTTGACAAATTTTCAAAATAAAGTGCCTGAAAGATAAAACAAAGTTCTCATGATCATTATTGTCTTAAAGAACTTAAGGCCAAAACAAAAACTTTGCATAGTATAAAATACCTCTTCCAAAGGAAATTACTTTTCTAACAAAATACCCTTTAGAATGAATAACTGATTTCTAATATATACTTTTGTCTAGTCAAATAACCTCCCCAAGGCAATGACATTTTGGGTGTTTGTTCTCTATAACTCATTGATAAATGTACTCAGTAAAAGGTCATGCTAGATCATTTACTAGAAACAATTCCTATTTCCTGTTGTATTCcatttgtattattatatgtattaagAGTGAGAGACTCCTCATAATTATAACATGGGTAAGCAGAATACCAGGTGAACATTGGTGGCAACACAGTATGCAGTTtattccttagggtgaagacacacagagctactagtagcagctacttgtcatggctactaaaatagacaatgctgatcatttactgctaattgtctctacatgtgttttagcagaggcagttctcagtattatCTAGCCTGcctaactagtagttaggcaggttatatataggcattatggttgaacttgatggacgtatgtcttttttcaacccaacttactatgttactatctatggcagggtattttctggcgtttagtacaagtagtgacaagtagctgctactaagtcgctctgtgtgtcttccgcttaaataagggctctggcacacggggagattagtcgcccgcggcaaaactccctgttcgcgggcaactaatctccccgagttgccttccccctgccatcccaccggcgaacatgtaagtcgccggtgggatggcagacgcggcggggcgatttcgggaaatcgctgaaaaagacttgcgagtctttttcggcgatttgatgCTAaagaaatactaaaaaaaaaaaaaaaaaaaaaaaaaaaagcaggccaTTACAAATTTCCTTGATATATGCCAAATTAAAATCTCAAGccccagagaaaaataaaatatatagaatgCTGGGAACAGAGACTTAAAGCCACATGAGACAGAACAACGGCAGTTAAGACTCAACCACACCAGAAAAGCATCCATCAACACaatcattaaaggacatgtcaaccccaaaaatctaagcaactttacaatatacattaattacatatttttttcaagttatttgtatgtataactgcTATTAAGAGAAGTGTCTTCCTgtgccctgccctgggggctctggaacttgaaacaatgtaacacaaggcaggagattttacagacctgacttgctggaggagcctggcccttacaacattgtttaaaaagtaacaaccaggaaaATGCAGCTTTTCATAGCAATTACAttacaatttttaataaattgatattgggaggttgcttagaattctgtttttttttttattaggcaaaaattagttttggggttgacatgtcctataaaaaaaaaaaaaaatgcctataaGTTGCTATACCAGGTACCTGATTCCAGCAAacctaaacaaaatatatggCTCTGACCTCAATTGCTTCAGAGGATGCAAAGAGGTGGGTGATGAATTGCATGTGTGGTGGACTGATATGGACGGAAATATTTACACTGCTGAGCACATTACTGAAAAAGGAACATCCAATCTGGCCCCTGACTTTCTTGTTAAAACAGAATTTAAACTCTGTTCACAAATCATAGCTACTACATGCACCATAACACATAAATGGAAAGAAAGCATCCCTATGttctcagatgtaaaaagaaaaatcttgTGGATATCCTCTATGGAAAACCTCACTGCAATGTTACACTGTAAAATAGATGACTATGAAGCAACCTGGTCCCTGTGGACCTGGTGTGAAAATCAAGAGAACTTAACCCAATCAGGAACTAGTCATCAAGGAAACTGACTCTATTATCCATTACTCTATTATTAACGCAAACATGCCCAGAAGTATCCAGACCCCCACATCTAAAAAATGCATATCTTTAGTTAAAACTGCCAAATTCCAAACTGTCTGCAGAAGCAATGTCAGtggaggtatgggatcccttatatggaaacccattacccagaaagttccaaattacagaaaggccaactcctatagattccattatacgcaaataattctaatttttaaaaatgatttccctttttaataataaaacagaaccttgtacttgatcccaactaaggttcaattaacccttactggaggcaaaactttttgggtttattcaaaatttaaatgatttttagcagatttatggtatggagatccaaattacggataaatccctaatctggaaaaccccaggtactgagaattctgaataataggtcccatacctgtactagaactTTGTATAGGCAAATATCCGCACACAAGCTTAACATCATCACATGCCAATGCCAAGCATAAAAATCAAATATAGATATAAGACAAGTTTAAAAATCTTGTCAGGGTGTGGTCCACAATGGTTCACTGACGTGGTCCTCTCCTGACAGCAATTTCACCCAGCACAAGGTGGGCATACTGGGCAAAAATCCACTTAGATCTTCATATGTAAGGCCAGCTtatgagaagaagaagaaataaccatcttcaagtgtttttttttcttttaacagctCTGTGGGAGTGCTGTAAATGCTAATGCCATATGCTCACTGTGGTGTAACTGCACTGACAGACATGGCCTAAGCTTGTATGCACAGATGCAGAATGGAAATGCACCTTTTCATGCCAAAAAACAGATCCGTGTGCACTCAGGTTATTGCAGTGTCTCTCAGTACACGTACGCCATCTGCGTATAAATACAGGCGGAGAAACAGCCTATTGTGGAACTGACCTaagggacaggcaaacactgtTGGAAAACGCACCACTGAAAATTTACATTTGACAACATTAGGTTCTGGTAGGTGATTGTTATTCAAAGGGAATGGAGGCAGGCCTGTATTGGAGGCAGctcttgggtgcctatatggcTAAATCTGGTGGGGCAGAAGTAGGACACCTGGACTCCATGACAGGTCCATGCACTAAGAATGAGCTTATCCAGCAAGGGAGGGGGTGTGACTGATCCCCAAAAAATAGCCCTGATGGAGGGTATTTTGAGCATGTTCTCCTCCCATGGAGCTGCACAACTCTTGGTTGTTACCTGGCCAATAAGAGTGATCCTTGACACCAACGTTATTATAGAATGAT contains these protein-coding regions:
- the gne gene encoding bifunctional UDP-N-acetylglucosamine 2-epimerase/N-acetylmannosamine kinase isoform X1, translating into MHSEQSQGNGMGSHIHPPRVGSVSVRGPHALYFENLSRQKATMEKNINQRKLRVCVATCNRADYSKLAPIMFGIKAEPDRFVLSVVVIGSHLIDDYGNTYRMIEQDDFDIQARLHTIVRGEDEASMVESVGLALVKLPDVLNRLNPDIIVVHGDRFDALALATSAALMNIRILHIEGGEVSGTIDDSIRHSITKLAHYHACCTRSAEQHLIAMCEDHDRILLAGCPSYDKLLSVNNKDYMSVIKMWLGDDAKSGEYIVALQHPVTTDIKHSIKMFEFTLDALLSFNKKTLILFPNIDAGSKEMVRVMRKKGVEHHPNFRAVKHVPFEQFIQLVAHAGCMIGNSSCGVREAGAFGTPVINLGTRQTGRETGENVLHVRDADTQNKIIHALQLQFGKRYPCSKIYGDGNAVPRIVKFLKSISLDEPLQKKFCFPPVKESISQDIDHILETLSALAVDLGGTNLRIGIVSMTGEIIKKYVQPNPKTYEDRIELILKMCVEAASEAVKLNCRILGVGISTGGRVNPREGVVLHSTKLIQEWSSVDLRTPLSDTLHLPVWVDNDGNCAALAERKFGQGKGIEDFVTVITGTGIGGGVIHNHELVHGSSFCAGELGHIMVSFDGPDCMCGSRGCVEAYASGIALQREAKKLHDEDMLLVEGMSVKNDESVSAVHLIQAAKFGNTKASNILKTAGTALGIGVINILHTINPSLVILSGVLANQYVNVVKDVIRQRGLASIQNVDVVVSSLSDPALLGAASMVLDYTTRRTY
- the gne gene encoding bifunctional UDP-N-acetylglucosamine 2-epimerase/N-acetylmannosamine kinase — protein: MEKNINQRKLRVCVATCNRADYSKLAPIMFGIKAEPDRFVLSVVVIGSHLIDDYGNTYRMIEQDDFDIQARLHTIVRGEDEASMVESVGLALVKLPDVLNRLNPDIIVVHGDRFDALALATSAALMNIRILHIEGGEVSGTIDDSIRHSITKLAHYHACCTRSAEQHLIAMCEDHDRILLAGCPSYDKLLSVNNKDYMSVIKMWLGDDAKSGEYIVALQHPVTTDIKHSIKMFEFTLDALLSFNKKTLILFPNIDAGSKEMVRVMRKKGVEHHPNFRAVKHVPFEQFIQLVAHAGCMIGNSSCGVREAGAFGTPVINLGTRQTGRETGENVLHVRDADTQNKIIHALQLQFGKRYPCSKIYGDGNAVPRIVKFLKSISLDEPLQKKFCFPPVKESISQDIDHILETLSALAVDLGGTNLRIGIVSMTGEIIKKYVQPNPKTYEDRIELILKMCVEAASEAVKLNCRILGVGISTGGRVNPREGVVLHSTKLIQEWSSVDLRTPLSDTLHLPVWVDNDGNCAALAERKFGQGKGIEDFVTVITGTGIGGGVIHNHELVHGSSFCAGELGHIMVSFDGPDCMCGSRGCVEAYASGIALQREAKKLHDEDMLLVEGMSVKNDESVSAVHLIQAAKFGNTKASNILKTAGTALGIGVINILHTINPSLVILSGVLANQYVNVVKDVIRQRGLASIQNVDVVVSSLSDPALLGAASMVLDYTTRRTY